A portion of the Faecalibacterium sp. I3-3-89 genome contains these proteins:
- a CDS encoding 5'-methylthioadenosine/adenosylhomocysteine nucleosidase, giving the protein MILGIMGAMPDEVDQLCAKLENVTVEPYGGVEYHKGTLAGKQVVVCCAGMGKANAAATTQVLITKFGAEKIIFSGIAGNMTSKIGIGDVVIGKTVLYHDAQLDMICQNPPFLKEYTGDAILIAAAEKACADAGVKALVGKIATGDLFVGDSATKAAIEAKCAPDCVEMEGAAVSQIAAKNGVPCVILRAMSDNADENGHEVLVVKKFSIGEYVATATKIVAAMVESL; this is encoded by the coding sequence ATGATTTTAGGTATTATGGGTGCCATGCCCGACGAAGTAGACCAGCTCTGTGCCAAGCTGGAAAACGTCACTGTAGAGCCCTACGGCGGCGTGGAATATCATAAGGGCACGCTGGCCGGTAAGCAGGTGGTGGTCTGCTGCGCAGGCATGGGCAAGGCCAACGCCGCTGCCACCACGCAGGTGCTCATCACCAAGTTCGGGGCCGAGAAGATCATCTTCTCCGGCATTGCAGGCAACATGACCAGCAAGATCGGCATCGGCGATGTGGTCATCGGCAAGACGGTGCTCTATCACGACGCCCAGCTGGATATGATCTGCCAGAACCCGCCCTTCCTGAAGGAGTACACCGGTGACGCCATTCTCATCGCTGCCGCCGAGAAAGCCTGCGCCGATGCAGGCGTCAAGGCTCTGGTGGGCAAGATCGCCACCGGCGACCTGTTCGTGGGCGACAGCGCCACCAAGGCCGCCATTGAGGCCAAATGCGCCCCCGACTGCGTGGAGATGGAGGGCGCAGCCGTGAGTCAGATCGCCGCCAAGAACGGCGTTCCCTGCGTCATCCTCCGCGCCATGAGCGACAACGCTGACGAGAACGGCCATGAAGTGCTGGTCGTCAAGAAATTCAGCATCGGCGAGTATGTCGCTACCGCGACCAAAATCGTCGCCGCAATGGTCGAGTCCCTCTAA
- a CDS encoding helix-turn-helix transcriptional regulator, giving the protein MDARLEPYRTLVSFLGEALGPDYEVVLHDLTSEEGTIAAIVNNNISGRTEGAPLSNMALRFIHGRVYEKQPYVAGYQGASQAKGRLRSSTMFIKDGSELIGMLCVNFDAAKYSRMAQELLALCGAHQEPSPTLGVENFVSSLPDAVQAAIADVTGSVLPPDRLTMDEKIRIVEDLQQAGIFYMKGAVSEVAAQLGSSEATIYRYLSKLKD; this is encoded by the coding sequence ATGGACGCAAGGCTGGAGCCGTATCGGACGCTGGTTTCGTTTCTGGGTGAGGCGTTGGGGCCGGACTATGAAGTGGTGCTGCATGATCTGACCAGTGAGGAGGGCACCATCGCAGCCATCGTGAACAACAATATCAGCGGCCGCACCGAGGGTGCGCCGCTGTCCAACATGGCGCTGCGGTTCATCCACGGCAGGGTGTACGAGAAGCAGCCCTATGTTGCGGGCTATCAAGGTGCATCACAGGCCAAGGGGCGGCTGCGCTCCTCCACCATGTTCATCAAAGACGGCAGTGAGCTTATCGGGATGCTCTGCGTCAACTTTGACGCCGCCAAATACAGCCGGATGGCGCAGGAGCTTCTGGCCCTCTGTGGGGCGCATCAGGAGCCAAGCCCCACGCTGGGCGTCGAAAATTTCGTCAGCAGCCTCCCCGACGCGGTGCAGGCTGCCATCGCCGATGTGACCGGCAGTGTCCTGCCTCCCGACCGCCTGACGATGGACGAAAAAATACGCATCGTGGAAGACCTGCAGCAGGCAGGTATCTTCTATATGAAGGGCGCTGTCAGCGAGGTGGCCGCGCAGCTCGGCTCCTCGGAGGCGACGATCTACCGTTATCTGAGCAAACTGAAGGATTGA
- the ychF gene encoding redox-regulated ATPase YchF, which translates to MKLGIVGLPNVGKSTLFNAITSTKNAEAANYPFCTIEPNSGIVAVPDKRLDKLAEIWQTNKKTPAIVEFVDIAGLVKGASQGAGLGNKFLGHIRECDAIVHVVRCFDDDNIIHVVEDVTKAEAVDPISDIDAIDYELILSDLEVVQNRAGRMAKAAKSGNNKGAAAEAAWLQQLAAHLESGKPARSFDFDESDAEQQAVLHEMGLLSSKPVLYACNVGEDDLMEGIENNKYVPLVAARAKEEGARYIPICAKTEEDIADYTPEEKKAFLAEMGIEASGLDNLITASYDLLGLISFLTDGKKECRAWTIRKGTKAPQAAGKIHSDFERGFIRASVIGYSDLEANNFDYAAVKAKGLQRTEGKEYVVKDGDVIEFLFNV; encoded by the coding sequence ATGAAACTTGGTATCGTCGGCCTGCCCAACGTCGGCAAGTCCACTCTGTTCAATGCCATCACCTCCACCAAGAACGCGGAGGCCGCAAACTATCCCTTCTGCACCATCGAGCCGAACAGCGGCATCGTGGCCGTGCCCGACAAGCGGCTGGACAAGCTGGCTGAGATCTGGCAGACCAACAAGAAGACCCCCGCCATCGTGGAGTTCGTGGACATCGCGGGCCTCGTGAAGGGCGCAAGTCAGGGCGCAGGCCTCGGCAACAAATTCCTCGGCCACATCCGCGAGTGCGACGCCATCGTCCATGTGGTGCGTTGCTTTGACGACGACAACATCATCCATGTCGTGGAGGATGTGACCAAGGCCGAGGCCGTGGACCCCATCTCTGACATCGACGCCATCGACTATGAGCTGATCCTCTCCGACCTCGAGGTCGTCCAGAACCGCGCAGGCCGGATGGCCAAGGCTGCAAAGAGCGGCAACAACAAGGGGGCCGCCGCCGAGGCTGCATGGCTGCAGCAGCTTGCTGCTCATCTGGAAAGCGGCAAGCCCGCCCGCAGCTTCGACTTCGACGAGAGCGACGCCGAGCAGCAGGCCGTGCTCCACGAGATGGGCCTGCTGAGCAGCAAGCCCGTCCTCTACGCCTGCAACGTGGGCGAGGACGACCTGATGGAGGGCATCGAGAACAACAAGTACGTCCCGCTGGTGGCTGCACGCGCCAAGGAAGAGGGTGCACGTTACATCCCCATCTGCGCCAAGACCGAGGAGGACATCGCCGACTACACCCCCGAGGAGAAGAAAGCCTTCCTCGCCGAGATGGGCATCGAGGCCAGCGGCCTCGACAACCTCATCACCGCCAGCTACGACCTGCTGGGCCTCATCTCCTTCCTGACCGACGGCAAGAAGGAGTGCCGCGCATGGACCATCCGCAAGGGCACCAAGGCCCCGCAGGCTGCCGGTAAGATCCACAGCGATTTCGAGCGCGGTTTCATCCGTGCCAGCGTCATCGGCTACAGCGACCTCGAGGCCAACAACTTTGACTATGCTGCCGTCAAGGCCAAGGGCCTGCAGCGCACCGAGGGCAAGGAATATGTCGTCAAGGACGGCGATGTCATCGAGTTCCTGTTCAACGTCTGA
- a CDS encoding RidA family protein, which produces MKQAIATAQAPAAIGPYSQGIAAGQTVYVSGQLPIDPATGAIPEGIAAQTAQSLKNIQAILAQQGMTLADVVKTTVFLADMNDFAEMNQVYGEYFAQPFPARSAVQVGRLPKDAPLEIECIAVK; this is translated from the coding sequence ATGAAACAGGCAATCGCCACTGCGCAGGCACCCGCAGCCATTGGGCCATATTCGCAGGGCATCGCAGCAGGCCAGACGGTCTACGTCTCCGGCCAGCTCCCCATCGACCCCGCTACCGGGGCCATCCCCGAGGGCATCGCGGCCCAGACCGCGCAGTCCCTCAAGAACATTCAGGCCATCCTTGCCCAGCAGGGCATGACACTGGCAGATGTAGTGAAGACCACGGTCTTCCTTGCAGACATGAATGATTTTGCCGAGATGAATCAGGTCTACGGCGAGTACTTCGCACAGCCCTTCCCCGCACGGAGCGCCGTGCAGGTGGGCCGTCTGCCCAAGGACGCACCGCTGGAGATCGAATGCATCGCCGTGAAATAA
- a CDS encoding GGDEF domain-containing protein → MKKEWTEQDLRQFVESSQPVFQDVSLTQVDEDAARCWQDDGLMVDYELRGGQVDCVLRRCVVADGKVWQLQMTAPLAGSDLPEDRMTPRERELCRDDMNHDFLSGVFNRRYYETEFCTKLDEWTDRHRCAALALVSIDDAAALSARENEAVMGQLVCFVANQWKKHFDQPAERVVCRLSDTLFAIGCADRTRRELEEELKAIYAGMPKECVASVGLMRRVPFTQSIGVAGTREVRCKNWDALYDLCQKRLAAAQAAGGDRVYDGE, encoded by the coding sequence ATGAAAAAGGAATGGACGGAACAGGACCTGCGGCAATTCGTCGAAAGTTCGCAGCCTGTGTTTCAGGATGTGAGCCTGACGCAGGTGGACGAGGACGCCGCACGCTGCTGGCAGGACGATGGTCTGATGGTGGACTACGAGCTGCGCGGCGGTCAGGTGGACTGTGTGCTGCGCCGCTGCGTTGTGGCAGACGGCAAGGTATGGCAGCTGCAGATGACTGCGCCGCTGGCAGGCAGCGACCTGCCCGAAGACCGGATGACCCCGCGGGAGCGGGAACTGTGCCGCGACGATATGAACCACGATTTCTTGTCGGGGGTGTTCAACCGCCGCTACTATGAGACGGAGTTCTGCACCAAGCTCGACGAATGGACCGACCGCCACCGCTGCGCTGCGCTGGCGCTGGTGTCCATCGACGACGCAGCAGCGCTTTCCGCCCGGGAAAACGAGGCGGTCATGGGCCAGCTGGTCTGCTTCGTGGCGAACCAGTGGAAAAAGCACTTCGACCAGCCTGCCGAGCGGGTGGTCTGCCGCCTGAGCGACACCCTGTTTGCCATCGGCTGCGCCGACCGCACCCGCCGCGAGCTGGAAGAGGAGCTGAAAGCCATCTACGCCGGGATGCCTAAGGAGTGTGTGGCCTCGGTGGGACTGATGCGCCGGGTGCCCTTCACCCAGTCCATTGGCGTGGCCGGTACCCGCGAGGTGCGCTGCAAGAACTGGGACGCCCTCTATGACCTGTGCCAAAAGCGGCTGGCCGCTGCGCAGGCCGCAGGCGGCGACCGGGTCTACGACGGCGAATAA